Proteins encoded by one window of Luteitalea sp.:
- a CDS encoding cupin domain-containing protein, translating into MSRTSSVAFFAACIAAVLALQVAESTANSGFIYRRLESVQAKPSDVSTATCRYKPLFGEGDTETSLVKGLARFGELIVDAGGESARVQYPDEEQAYFVISGEGTLHYGKDERSIAAEDFLYLPPGIEHNVANSGSEPLHILVMGYHIPKGTQLTIPDKLLIANTSQAKPQVLDNHPDSTRYRLLMGGTDSKRDVIAAGHVLTSLFIMDIDPGGTNDPHRHKTEEEIYLVLDGXXXPERDRRVLCGQQPWCRD; encoded by the coding sequence GTGTCACGTACCAGTAGTGTGGCGTTCTTCGCAGCGTGTATCGCGGCAGTGCTCGCTCTTCAGGTGGCGGAAAGCACGGCCAACTCTGGGTTCATTTACCGCCGGCTGGAAAGCGTGCAGGCAAAGCCTTCGGACGTGAGCACCGCAACCTGCCGCTACAAGCCGCTGTTTGGAGAAGGCGACACTGAGACGAGTCTGGTCAAGGGCCTGGCGCGCTTCGGTGAATTGATAGTCGATGCGGGTGGTGAGAGCGCTCGCGTGCAGTATCCAGACGAAGAACAGGCTTACTTCGTGATCTCTGGCGAGGGAACCCTGCACTATGGTAAGGACGAGCGTTCGATTGCAGCCGAGGACTTTTTGTACCTGCCGCCGGGCATCGAGCACAACGTTGCGAATTCTGGGAGTGAACCGCTCCACATTCTGGTCATGGGCTATCACATTCCCAAGGGCACGCAGCTCACGATTCCCGACAAGCTGCTGATTGCGAATACGAGCCAGGCCAAGCCGCAAGTGCTGGACAACCACCCCGATTCAACGCGATATCGATTGCTGATGGGCGGGACCGATAGCAAACGCGACGTCATCGCCGCGGGTCATGTGCTCACGAGCTTGTTCATCATGGACATCGATCCGGGCGGCACCAACGACCCTCATCGCCATAAGACCGAGGAAGAGATTTATCTCGTCCTGGATGGNNNNNNNNNNCCCGAACGTGACCGTCGGGTTCTATGCGGACAACAGCCCTGGTGCCGGGACTAG
- a CDS encoding mandelate racemase/muconate lactonizing enzyme family protein produces MRPSQKRGISRRAVLRRTAAAALAGPLFKATAGSVSAQSTVNKFSAPSDLKITDMRACRVAANYDYPIIKIYTNQDVYGLGEVRDAGVEGIALILKAHIVGRNPLEIEGILRRIRQFAGQGRMGGGFSAVDIALHDIAGKVYGVPAWRLLGNKLRDKIRIYADTTEHKEPKVYAERMRKRQEMGFTFFKMDLHTELVNDKPGAVDYTGAATDKGLEYLGEYIQAMRDVLGWETPLAADHFGRLTVDDAIRYAQSFEKFRLAWAEDFIAWRDWRGFKKITESSTTPILVGENSFGLEEGFHELIDNRAVDFVHPDLLTSGGLLETKRIADYANEAGIGCAMHMAGSPVGFYAGVHTSATLTNFVAMENHALDMPWWQDLVDGVPKPIINAGHTAVPDKPGLGVELNDEALKEHLRIPGYFEPTPMYDEMIVSGFNPGGPWPHYDEEGNWCNCVTYQ; encoded by the coding sequence ATGCGTCCTTCTCAGAAAAGAGGAATCAGCCGGCGGGCGGTGCTGCGGCGCACCGCGGCCGCGGCGCTGGCCGGCCCCTTGTTCAAGGCGACAGCAGGCTCTGTCAGCGCCCAGTCCACCGTCAACAAGTTCTCTGCGCCGAGTGATCTGAAGATCACCGACATGCGCGCCTGCCGGGTGGCCGCCAACTACGACTATCCGATCATCAAGATCTACACGAACCAGGACGTCTACGGCCTCGGCGAGGTGCGCGATGCCGGCGTCGAAGGGATTGCCCTGATTTTGAAGGCGCATATCGTGGGCAGGAACCCGCTCGAGATTGAAGGCATTCTGCGCCGCATCCGACAGTTTGCCGGGCAGGGGCGCATGGGCGGCGGCTTCAGCGCCGTCGATATCGCGCTCCACGACATCGCCGGCAAAGTCTACGGTGTTCCGGCATGGCGGCTGCTGGGCAACAAGCTGCGCGACAAGATTCGCATCTACGCCGACACGACGGAGCACAAGGAGCCCAAAGTCTATGCCGAGCGCATGCGCAAGCGTCAGGAGATGGGCTTCACCTTCTTCAAGATGGACTTGCACACCGAGCTCGTGAACGATAAACCGGGCGCGGTGGACTACACAGGCGCCGCGACCGACAAAGGTCTCGAGTATCTCGGTGAGTACATTCAAGCGATGCGCGACGTGCTCGGTTGGGAAACACCGCTCGCGGCCGACCACTTCGGGCGCTTGACGGTGGACGACGCCATCCGCTACGCGCAATCGTTCGAGAAGTTCCGGCTGGCGTGGGCGGAAGACTTCATCGCCTGGCGCGACTGGCGCGGGTTCAAGAAGATCACCGAGTCCAGCACGACGCCGATTCTGGTGGGTGAGAACTCCTTTGGTCTCGAGGAAGGATTCCACGAGCTCATCGATAACCGCGCGGTGGACTTCGTGCACCCGGACTTGCTGACCTCTGGCGGGCTGTTGGAGACCAAGCGTATTGCCGACTACGCGAACGAAGCCGGCATCGGCTGTGCCATGCACATGGCCGGCTCGCCGGTGGGCTTCTACGCGGGCGTCCACACCTCGGCCACACTGACGAACTTCGTCGCCATGGAAAACCACGCCCTGGACATGCCCTGGTGGCAGGACCTGGTGGACGGGGTGCCGAAGCCAATTATCAACGCCGGGCATACCGCTGTCCCCGACAAGCCGGGCCTCGGCGTCGAGCTGAACGACGAAGCGCTCAAGGAGCATCTGCGCATTCCGGGATACTTCGAGCCGACGCCGATGTACGACGAAATGATCGTCTCCGGTTTCAACCCGGGCGGTCCGTGGCCGCATTACGACGAGGAAGGCAACTGGTGTAATTGTGTCACGTACCAGTAG
- a CDS encoding DUF86 domain-containing protein, whose translation MATRLSVLEENLRILAPFGALDLPAFIADPRNYGAAERFLHLAIEAVFDIGTHCIAALGLPRPSTYADIIPALAEAQNHAHAGTSNTLKMASRKGRVSTLR comes from the coding sequence ATTGCGACGCGGTTGTCTGTGCTCGAGGAAAACCTCCGCATTCTTGCACCCTTCGGGGCACTGGACCTCCCGGCGTTTATAGCGGACCCACGGAACTACGGCGCCGCTGAGCGCTTCCTGCACCTCGCGATCGAAGCCGTCTTCGACATAGGAACCCATTGCATCGCCGCGCTGGGTCTCCCGCGTCCGTCGACATACGCCGACATCATTCCAGCGTTAGCCGAGGCACAGAATCATGCCCATGCGGGCACGTCGAACACGTTGAAAATGGCGAGCAGGAAAGGTAGAGTGAGCACGCTCCGGTAA